The genomic segment ctaaattttttaaaattttttaaactcctaaaattttttaaactcctaattttttaaactcctaaattttttaaactcctaaattttttaaaattttttaaaattttttaaactcctaaaattttttaaactcctaaattttttaaactcctaaaattttttaaactcctaaaattttttaaactcctaaattttttaaactcctaaaattttttaaactcctaaattttttaaactcctaaattttttaaactcctaaaattttttaaactcctaaattttttaaactcctaaattttttaaactcctaaaattttttaaattttttaaactcctaaattttttaaactcctaaaattttttaaactcctaaattttttaaactcctaaaattttttaaaattttttaaactcctaaattttttaaactcctaaattttttaaactcctaaattttttaaactcctaaaattttttaaactcctaaaattttttaaactcctaaattttttaaactcctaaattttttaaactcctaaattttttaaactcctaaattttttaaactcctaaattttttaaactcctaaattttttaaactcctaaattttttaaactcctaaattttttaaactcctaaattttttaaactcctaaattttttaaactcctaaattttttaaactcctaaattttttaaactcctaaattttttaaactcctaaattttttaaactcctaaattttttaaactcctaaaattttttaaactcctaaaattttttaaactcctaaattttttaaactcctaaattttttaaactcctaaattttttaaactcctaaattttttaaactcctaaattttttaaactcctaaattttttaaactcctaaattttttaaactcctaaattttttaaactcctaaaattttttaaactcctaaattttttaaactcctaaattttttaaactcctaaattttttaaactcctaaattttttaaactcctaaattttttaaactcctaaattttttaaactcctaaattttttaaactcctaaaattttttaaactcctaaaattttttaaactcctaaattttttaaactcctaaattttttaaactcctaaattttttaaactcctaaattttttaaactcctaaattttttaaattttttaaactcctaaattttttaaactcctaaattttttaaactcctaaattttttaaactcctaaattttttaaactcctaaattttttaaactcctaaattttttaaactcctaaattttttaaactcctaaattttttaaactcctaaattttttaaattttttaaattttttaaactcctaaaattttttaaactcctaaattttttaaattttttaaactcctaaattttttaaactcctaaaattttttaaactcctaaattttttaaactcctaaattttttaaactcctaaattttttaaactcctaaattattttttaaactcctaaattttttaaactcctaaattttttaaactcctaaattttttaaactcctaaattttttaaactcctaaaattttttaaactcctaaaattttttaaactcctaaattttttaaactcctaaattttttaaactcctaaattttttaaactcctaaattttttaaactcctaaattttttaaattttttaaactcctaaattttttaaactcctaaaattttttaaactcctaaattttttaaactcctaaattttttaaactcctaaaattttttaaactcctaaattttttaaactcctaaattttttaaactcctaaattttttaaactcctaaaattttttaaactcctaaattttttaaactcctaaattttttaaactcctaaaattttttaaactcctaaattttttaaactcctaaattttttaaattttttaaactcctaaattttttaaactcctaaattttttaaactcctaaattttttaaactcctaaattttttaaactcctaaaattttttaaactcctaaattttttaaactcctaaattttttaaactcctaaattttttaaactcctaaattttttaaactcctaaattttttaaactcctaaattttttaaactcctaaattttttaaactcctaaaattttttaaactcctaaattttttaaactcctaaattttttaaactcctaaattttttaaactcctaaattttttaaactcctaaaattttttaaactcctaaattttttaaactcctaaaattttttaaactcctaaattttttaaactcctaaaattttttaaactcctaaaattttttaaactcctaaattttttaaactcctaaattttttaaattttttaaactcctaaattttttaaactcctaaattttttaaaattttttaaactcctaaattttttaaactcctaaaattttttaaattttttaaactcctaaattttttaaactcctaaattttttaaactcctaaattttttaaactcctaaattttttaaactcctaaattttttaaactcctaaaattttttaaactcctaaattttttaaactcctaaattttttaaactcctaaattttttaaactcctaaaattttttaaactcctaaattttttaaactcctaaattttttaaactcctaaattttttaaactcctaaattttttaaattttttaaactcctaaattttttaaactcctaaattttttaaactcctaaattttttaaactcctaaattttttaaactcctaaaattttttaaactcctaaattttttaaactcctaaattttttaaactcctaaattttttaaactcctaaattttttaaactcctaaattttttaaactcctaaattttttaaactcctaaaattttttaaactcctaaattttttaaactcctaaattttttaaactcctaaattttttaaactcctaaattttttaaactcctaaattttttaaactcctaaaattttttaaactcctaaattttttaaactcctaaattttttaaactcctaaattttttaaattttttaaactcctaaaattttttaaactcctaaattttttaaactcctaaattttttaaactcctaaaattttttaaactcctaaaccCTAACTCATCCTAACTCTTTGCTTAAAAGTACCCGCAcatgcaattaattaatttaattaattgacatTTTTAATTCCTTCATAGTGTTGTTATAtgtaactaattaattaatttgattaattgacatatttgcaattaattaattgattagttaCTTTAAGCGTGACTGTTGGTTTTTTGGAAGTTGAGGTGGTTGTCCCCTCATTTCTATTTAAACCCTTCAAAATGTAATTTTTTGTAAACGATTAAGTCCACTGATGAGAGGGTGAAATTCCCTCGAAACATGTCTGGACGTTTCTTCAATAAAATTATTCTTTACTCTCATGCTTTTTTCCAGTTTGAATCTGATGCTGCAAGTGATAAAATTCTTAAATTATAATCCTAAAATTTTATATCTTCACGCTGCCGTCAGATTCTTACTTGTACCGTTCACATGGCCGTCGGTTTTTCACTTCATCTGGTCTTTTTGGGATCAGGTGCTTGCTGTTGATAGCCTTTTGGATGGTTTTCGATGGAGATTGGGCTTGTTTTTTGAATCTGCTTCTCCATCTTTTTGCGATCTTTTGGATTGATTGTTCAATCTCTTTGCTGCTGGGGTTTGCGGGCGAGCTTCCTCCTCCATCCGTGGCTCTTGTCACTATTGGTGGAGGCCCGGGGGTCGCTGTTTTTGTCGCCCATCTCGGGCTCCTTTACGGCCGACCATGCTGGTTTTATGCCAGCCTTGGCACTTTGTGCCCTCGGCACCCCGTGCCCTTGCTCCCCGCCGCTGCCGTGGACTCCTCCTGCCGCTGTGGACTCTGCTCCCCGCCGCTGCCGTGGACTCCTCCCGCCACCGTGGACTCCTTCACGCCGCTTGGTCTGCTCTTTGGCCGCGGCTTGTTCTTCTTCGCGCGGCCCTTGGTCTTCCGCCTTTGGTCGTTGCTTCTCCACCGGTCTGGGCAACATTCGGGCCGCGGCCTGCACTTTCCACGCTCGGGCTGGGCCTTCGGCCCCTTTCGGACGCCGCCACTTAGCATTCGCTGGTCGCCGCCTCCTGCGGTTTCTCCTTGAGATCCGCCTCCCTCGCCTGGTTCGTGCTCGGCCCCCGCCCCTACGTTGTTCCTCTGGCTTTCGGCGCTTCTTCTTCCCCAGCCCCCGTGGGCTTTCGTGGCGATTTCCGGTTTTTGCTGGGTGGTTTCCGGTTGCCTTGGTGGTTTCCGGTTTATTGCTTGGTGGTTCCGTTCTTCGTGCCCATGGGTTGTTGATCGCCTTCACTATGCTTTGGAATTTTGTGCCTCCAGTTTGGAGTTGGGTCCCCTCGTGCCTAGTCACTCCTGTGACGAACATGGGGGTTTTCCTAAACCCTAACTCATCCTAACTCTTTGCTTAAAAGTACCCGCAcatgcaattaattaatttaattaattgacatTTTTAATTCCTTCATAGTGTTGTTATAtgtaactaattaattaatttgattaattgacatatttgcaattaattaattgattagttaCTTTAAGCGTGACTGTTGGTTTTTTGGAAGTTGAGGTGGTTGTCCCCTCATTTCTATTTAAACCCTTCAAAATGTAATTTTTTGTAAACGATTAAGTCCACTGATGAGAGGGTGAAATTCCCTCGAAACATGTCTGGACGTTTCTTCAATAAAATTATTCTTTACTCTCATGCTTTTTTCCAGTTTGAATCTGATGCTGCAAGTGATAAAAttcttaaattataatcttaaattataatcttaaattataatcttaaattataatcttaaattataatcttaaattataatcttaaattataatcttaaattataatcttaaattataatcttaaattataatcttaaattataatcttaaattataatcttaaattataatcttaaattataaccctaaaccctaaaccctaaaccctaaaccctaaaccctaaaccctaaaccctaaaccctaaaccctaaaccctaaaccctaaaccctaaaccctaaaccctaaaccctaaaccctaaaccctaaa from the Cryptomeria japonica unplaced genomic scaffold, Sugi_1.0 HiC_scaffold_2259, whole genome shotgun sequence genome contains:
- the LOC131030317 gene encoding uncharacterized protein LOC131030317 — its product is MFVTGVTRHEGTQLQTGGTKFQSIVKAINNPWARRTEPPSNKPETTKATGNHPAKTGNRHESPRGLGKKKRRKPEEQRRGGGRARTRRGRRISRRNRRRRRPANAKWRRPKGAEGPARAWKVQAAARMLPRPVEKQRPKAEDQGPREEEQAAAKEQTKRREGVHGGGRSPRQRRGAESTAAGGVHGSGGEQGHGVPRAQSAKAGIKPAWSAVKEPEMGDKNSDPRASTNSDKSHGWRRKLARKPQQQRD